A single window of Pseudarthrobacter psychrotolerans DNA harbors:
- a CDS encoding transketolase, producing the protein MTEHQEARAPMTAAQAGLIGRLAAQLRVDSIRCSTQAGSGHPTSSLSAADLMAVLLERHLRYDWDQPSLPTNDHLIFSKGHASPLLYSMYRAVGVVEEDELIHTYRQFGSRLQGHPTPLLPWVDVATGSLGQGLPDAVGLALAGRYLDRLPYRTWVLCGDSELAEGSIWEALDKAAYYKLGNLTAVVDVNRLGQNGPTELQWDMDRYARRVEAFGAHPLVIDGHDISAIDDALTSARSRPDQPTVILAKTIKGKGVPEIEDRNGWHGKALPKDMAERAVAALGGPGNLRITTTLPEQGTPEITPNPRAAISLPRWEVGDKVATRAAFGAAVSALAARPEIVVLDGEVGNSTHAGEFKDAAPDRYFEMFIAEQQLIASAIGLSVRGYIAFAASFAAFLVSRPFDFIRMAGVSQANIRLVGTHAGVEIGQDGPSQMALEDIAAMRAVHTSTVLYPADAPSTAQLIQTMADTPGISYLRATRGAYPVIYGPDEKFPLGGCKVHNAGPDDEVALIGAGVTLHECLTAAGELAEAGIRARVIDLYSIKPIDIETLRRTCFDTGGRIVIAEDHYPEGGIGSAVLEALASVNTPRLHLALLAVKALPTSGTPQELLDAAGISAHHITAAARSLL; encoded by the coding sequence ATGACCGAACATCAGGAGGCCCGGGCACCGATGACCGCCGCGCAGGCCGGGCTCATCGGGCGTCTGGCGGCGCAACTGCGGGTGGATTCCATCCGGTGCAGCACACAGGCCGGGTCCGGCCATCCGACCTCATCGTTGTCGGCTGCGGATCTCATGGCGGTCCTGCTTGAGCGGCACCTCCGCTATGACTGGGACCAGCCGTCGCTGCCGACCAACGACCACCTCATTTTTTCCAAGGGCCATGCCTCCCCGCTGTTGTACTCCATGTACCGGGCGGTCGGCGTCGTCGAGGAGGACGAACTCATCCATACCTACCGGCAGTTCGGTAGCCGGCTGCAGGGCCACCCCACACCGCTCCTGCCTTGGGTTGACGTGGCGACAGGCTCATTGGGCCAGGGCCTGCCGGACGCGGTCGGGCTGGCACTGGCCGGACGGTACCTGGACCGGCTGCCCTACCGGACCTGGGTCCTGTGCGGGGACAGCGAACTGGCTGAAGGGTCCATCTGGGAGGCCCTGGACAAGGCCGCATATTACAAGCTGGGCAATCTCACCGCCGTCGTGGACGTCAACCGCCTGGGCCAGAACGGCCCCACCGAACTCCAATGGGACATGGACCGCTACGCCCGGCGGGTAGAGGCCTTCGGCGCCCATCCCCTCGTCATCGACGGCCATGACATTTCCGCGATCGACGACGCGCTCACCAGCGCACGATCCCGGCCCGACCAACCAACGGTCATTCTCGCCAAAACCATCAAGGGCAAAGGCGTTCCCGAGATCGAAGACCGGAACGGCTGGCACGGCAAAGCGCTTCCCAAGGACATGGCCGAACGTGCCGTGGCAGCCCTCGGCGGCCCGGGCAACCTGCGCATCACCACGACCCTCCCCGAACAGGGCACGCCTGAGATCACACCCAATCCGCGGGCAGCCATCAGCCTCCCCCGTTGGGAGGTGGGCGATAAGGTGGCGACCCGGGCCGCCTTCGGCGCCGCCGTGTCTGCACTGGCCGCCCGTCCCGAAATCGTCGTTCTGGACGGCGAAGTGGGAAACTCGACCCACGCCGGCGAATTCAAAGACGCCGCCCCGGACCGGTACTTCGAAATGTTCATCGCTGAACAGCAACTCATCGCCTCCGCCATCGGGCTCTCGGTCCGCGGCTACATCGCGTTCGCCGCGAGTTTCGCCGCATTCCTGGTATCCCGGCCCTTCGACTTCATCCGGATGGCAGGAGTATCCCAAGCCAACATCCGGCTCGTCGGCACACACGCCGGCGTCGAAATCGGCCAGGACGGCCCCTCCCAAATGGCGCTGGAGGACATCGCCGCCATGCGCGCCGTACACACCTCCACTGTCCTGTATCCGGCCGACGCCCCCTCCACCGCCCAACTCATCCAGACCATGGCCGACACCCCCGGAATCTCCTACCTTCGCGCTACCCGCGGCGCGTACCCGGTCATCTACGGACCGGACGAGAAATTCCCGCTGGGCGGGTGCAAGGTGCACAACGCCGGCCCCGACGACGAGGTGGCTCTCATCGGTGCCGGGGTGACGCTGCACGAGTGCCTGACTGCCGCCGGAGAACTGGCTGAAGCCGGCATCCGCGCCCGCGTCATTGACCTCTACTCCATCAAACCCATCGACATAGAAACCCTCCGCCGGACCTGCTTCGACACCGGGGGCCGGATTGTCATCGCTGAAGACCACTACCCCGAAGGCGGCATCGGCTCAGCCGTCCTCGAAGCCCTCGCCAGTGTCAACACGCCCAGGCTCCACCTTGCATTGCTCGCCGTCAAGGCGCTCCCCACCTCCGGCACACCCCAGGAACTGCTCGACGCCGCCGGCATCTCCGCCCACCACATCACCGCCGCCGCCCGCAGTCTCCTATGA